A section of the Engystomops pustulosus chromosome 3, aEngPut4.maternal, whole genome shotgun sequence genome encodes:
- the MTRES1 gene encoding mitochondrial transcription rescue factor 1 isoform X1, producing MAPKDHGAGAPEEGYVMTGIRLSIRALRNLYFYSRICQRPGTYSFAQGFPYWTHCRHLSNCIDSRKPITGLLHSNSNGFLTTSPVKLFLYSVRHKGKKNQKHNKTNASQKDEEDEEGTELEVSDYEDEPVEDPTTPKDYKDIEKSVQSFRFDVVLTAGLDMSRNKIEEAFYDGKLRLNGEKLWKKSRAVKVGDILDLIVEENRDAGSVTVMRTILKDVLKDKTSTDKFKVLLRRWKKLTVSKVVEAPKTTSTHTTDSEK from the exons ATGGCACCAAAGGACCACGGTGCAGGAGCGCCGGAGGAGG GTTATGTAATGACTGGAATCAGACTGTCCATCAGAGCCCTCCGAAACCTTTACTTTTATTCAAGAATTTGTCAGAGACCAGGTACATACAGCTTTGCTCAGGGTTTTCCTTATTGGACACATTGCAGACATCTATCAAACTGTATAGACTCCAGAAAGCCGATCACTGGTTTACTTCACTCCAACTCCAATGGATTTTTGACCACTTCTCCTGTGAAACTGTTTCTGTATTCTGTGAGACATAAAGGTAAAAAGAATCAAAAACATAACAAGACAAATGCATCTCAAAAAGATGAGGAGGATGAAGAAGGAACTGAGCTAGAAGTTAGTGATTATGAAGATGAGCCAGTGGAAGACCCCACCACACCAAAGGACTATAAAGATATAGAAAAATCTGTGCAGTCATTTCGCTTTGATGTTGTGCTCACTGCTGGCTTAGACATGTCACGAAA caaaattgAGGAAGCCTTCTATGATGGTAAGCTACGGCTTAATGGAGAGAAACTTTGGAAGAAAAGCAGAGCG gtAAAAGTTGGAGACATTTTGGACTTAATTGTTGAAGAAAACCGGGATGCAGGATCTGTAACTGTGATGAGAACTATATTGAAAGATGTGCTTAAAGATAAAACTTCAACAGATAAATTCAAAGTTCTTCTTAGACGATGGAAAAAGCTGACTGTTTCAAAGGTTGTCGAGGCTCCAAAAACAACTAGCACGCACACAACTGACTCGGAGAAATGA
- the MTRES1 gene encoding mitochondrial transcription rescue factor 1 isoform X2, whose protein sequence is MTGIRLSIRALRNLYFYSRICQRPGTYSFAQGFPYWTHCRHLSNCIDSRKPITGLLHSNSNGFLTTSPVKLFLYSVRHKGKKNQKHNKTNASQKDEEDEEGTELEVSDYEDEPVEDPTTPKDYKDIEKSVQSFRFDVVLTAGLDMSRNKIEEAFYDGKLRLNGEKLWKKSRAVKVGDILDLIVEENRDAGSVTVMRTILKDVLKDKTSTDKFKVLLRRWKKLTVSKVVEAPKTTSTHTTDSEK, encoded by the exons ATGACTGGAATCAGACTGTCCATCAGAGCCCTCCGAAACCTTTACTTTTATTCAAGAATTTGTCAGAGACCAGGTACATACAGCTTTGCTCAGGGTTTTCCTTATTGGACACATTGCAGACATCTATCAAACTGTATAGACTCCAGAAAGCCGATCACTGGTTTACTTCACTCCAACTCCAATGGATTTTTGACCACTTCTCCTGTGAAACTGTTTCTGTATTCTGTGAGACATAAAGGTAAAAAGAATCAAAAACATAACAAGACAAATGCATCTCAAAAAGATGAGGAGGATGAAGAAGGAACTGAGCTAGAAGTTAGTGATTATGAAGATGAGCCAGTGGAAGACCCCACCACACCAAAGGACTATAAAGATATAGAAAAATCTGTGCAGTCATTTCGCTTTGATGTTGTGCTCACTGCTGGCTTAGACATGTCACGAAA caaaattgAGGAAGCCTTCTATGATGGTAAGCTACGGCTTAATGGAGAGAAACTTTGGAAGAAAAGCAGAGCG gtAAAAGTTGGAGACATTTTGGACTTAATTGTTGAAGAAAACCGGGATGCAGGATCTGTAACTGTGATGAGAACTATATTGAAAGATGTGCTTAAAGATAAAACTTCAACAGATAAATTCAAAGTTCTTCTTAGACGATGGAAAAAGCTGACTGTTTCAAAGGTTGTCGAGGCTCCAAAAACAACTAGCACGCACACAACTGACTCGGAGAAATGA